Genomic segment of Methanosarcinales archaeon:
AACCTCGGGGCTATTACCCCAACAAGAGGTGCGCTATGGGCTCTACTCGACATTTGCGGCATTGTATCTGCGTTTATCCACGTTCAACGGCGGTTTATATTTTAGTGAATGTTATTTAGCAAACTGTAATTCATATTGACGTATGTACTGTGTATCTACACAAATCTTTTGGTTAAATATACCAACTTATTTATTGGCAGTCCCTTCGAATTATCAGTGAGGAATTTGAAGGTAGTGGAAAGGAGAAAATTATGAAAGCAGTCTATGATCCCGAAACAGATACTCTTACTTTAATTCTAAGGGATATGCCAATTGCAGAAAGCGATGAGATAAAAGAAGGTCTGATTATCGATTATAGTGAAGATAATAAGATTGTATCAATGGAAATGCTTGATGCATCTGAAAACGTAGCCGAACCTCAAGCTTTTTCCTATGAGATTAAAGGTCGAAAGGCTACTGCATGATTTATTTTCAATCACAAAATGCACGTTCATTAGCATGTATCTGCTGATGATATTGAACGATACAGCCCCCCCATCCCTTCTTCGGTTCTCCTACCGCTCCTCGTCCTGTGCTGACACCTGGTCACGCTCTCTGTTTTCCGGTGTCCGGACTTCTACAATTTGGATCCGCAGCAGTTATAATCTACTACCACGAAAGAAAAGGACTTTGCAGGATATAACAGGTTTAATAAAAACAGAGGGAGATGCGGTAGAATCTAAGAAAATAGTCCAGAAGGGCTATAAATGACATTC
This window contains:
- a CDS encoding DUF2283 domain-containing protein, whose product is MKAVYDPETDTLTLILRDMPIAESDEIKEGLIIDYSEDNKIVSMEMLDASENVAEPQAFSYEIKGRKATA